A genomic segment from Malus domestica chromosome 05, GDT2T_hap1 encodes:
- the LOC103436585 gene encoding uncharacterized protein gives MAMTKATPEVEEMSPSKSNPNYKPPHLKPHRPTLSPIVCYSPKLSLYILSACVTLFIILHIQSLQTQDPTSSSWSMHQWQRDTNTTTSSAAAEMTDKLRHAVTFLPLKDLRYAGPAALQGHTWFMSSMYDHQDEEGGVQYQGFPSPFSHGRLLCLKGCDNHDGSWNSYALAYPEVLPHNATLMKGLTFVSYNHYNYDNIWHGLSALVPFVAWHIKSSCKIPKRWVLYHWGEMRGRMGVWLGNLMEATFGGAQHVEVFEEVEEGRAVCFEEAVVMRHNEGGMSREKRMEVYDLMRCKARLYCNVSSNSFSLDHLEQGQQRHELERRDVIPPIGITLFMRTGPRSFKNDTAVIEIFERECAKVDGCRLMVAYSNNLTFCDQVKIMSRTDVLVSPHGAQLTNMFLMNRNSSVMEFFPKGWLKLAGVGQYVFHWIASWSGMRHKGAWRDPVGDPCEFGEDDRRCMSIYKSGKIGHNETYLSQWTRDVLNEVKATKMEQAAIPSSNDACLCS, from the exons ATGGCCATGACAAAAGCAACCCCAGAAGTAGAAGAAATGTCTCCATCCAAGTCCAACCCTAATTACAAACCGCCCCATCTGAAACCTCACCGCCCTACCCTCTCACCCATCGTTTGCTATTCCCCAAAGCTCTCCCTCTATATCCTCTCAGCTTGCGTCACTCTCTTCATTATTCTCCACATCCAATCCCTCCAAACCCAAGATCCCACGTCATCATCATGGTCCATGCACCAATGGCAAAGAGACACCAACACCACCACTAGCAGCGCCGCCGCGGAAATGACCGACAAACTTCGCCATGCGGTCACATTCCTCCCGCTCAAAGACCTGCGTTACGCGGGCCCCGCAGCCCTCCAGGGCCACACGTGGTTCATGAGTTCCATGTACGACCACCAGGACGAAGAAGGAGGGGTCCAATACCAGGGATTCCCCTCGCCATTCTCCCACGGGCGCCTCCTCTGCCTCAAAGGCTGCGACAACCATGACGGCTCCTGGAACTCATACGCCCTTGCGTACCCCGAAGTCCTCCCCCACAACGCGACGCTGATGAAAGGACTGACGTTCGTGTCGTACAACCACTACAACTACGACAACATCTGGCACGGCCTGTCGGCGTTGGTGCCGTTCGTGGCGTGGCATATAAAAAGCTCGTGTAAGATCCCAAAGCGGTGGGTTTTGTACCACTGGGGGGAGATGAGGGGGAGGATGGGGGTGTGGCTGGGGAATTTGATGGAGGCTACTTTCGGTGGGGCCCAACATGTGGAGGTGTTCGAGGAGGTGGAGGAAGGGAGGGCAGTTTGTTTCGAGGAGGCGGTGGTGATGAGGCATAACGAGGGCGGGATGTCGAGAGAGAAGAGGATGGAGGTTTACGATTTGATGAGGTGTAAAGCCAGACTGTACTGTAATGTGAGCAGCAACAGCTTCAGCTTGGATCATTTGGAACAAGGACAACAACGACATGAACTTGAACGTCGTGATGTAattcctccaattggaatcacatTATTCATGAGAACGGGGCCGAGATCCTTCAAAAACGACACTGCGGTGATTGAAATCTTTGAGAGGGAGTGTGCTAAGGTGGACGGATGTCGCTTGATGGTGGCTTACTCTAACAACCTCACCTTTTGTGACCAG GTGAAGATAATGAGTAGGACAGACGTTCTGGTATCTCCGCATGGTGCGCAGTTAACCAATATGTTCCTAATGAACAGAAACAGCAGTGTGATGGAATTCTTCCCCAAAGGTTGGCTGAAGCTAGCCGGGGTGGGACAGTACGTGTTCCATTGGATCGCTAGCTGGTCGGGCATGAGACACAAAGGTGCATGGCGGGATCCCGTTGGGGACCCATGCGAGTTTGGAGAAGATGATCGTCGATGCATGTCCATCTACAAGAGTGGCAAAATAGGACACAACGAGACCTACCTTTCCCAATGGACTAGAGATGTTCTCAATGAGGTCAAGGCAACTAAGATGGAACAAGCAGCAATACCAAGTTCTAATGATGCATGTTTATGTAGTTga
- the LOC103436550 gene encoding root phototropism protein 3, which yields MWDSETESVGGRDYRNGVLCSSKHNVKTDGFELKGNSWYVATDIPSDLLVLVGDVNFYLHKYPLLSRSGKINRVMYELRDPDLSKMGLDDLPGGPQAFELAAKFCYGIAVDLTAANISGLRCAAEYLEMTEDLEEGNLIFKTEAFLSYVVLSSWRDSIVVLKSCEKLSPWAENLQIVRRCSESIAWKACSNPKGIRWAYTRKPTKVASPNWGDMKDSSPSRSQQVPPDWWFEDVSILRIDHFVRVITAIKVKGMRFELIGAAMMHYASKWLPGLINEGTGAADEGSNSSNSTSNSGGSWNGGLHMILAGNKDESSSVQAKDQRMIIESLISIIPPQKDSVSCSFLLRLLRMANMLKVAPALVTELEKRVGMQFEQATLADLLIPSYNKCETMYDVDLVQRLLEHFLVQEQTEISSPSQQSFPGKHYDDLQRSTGPNAKMRVARLVDSYLTEVSRDRSLSLTKFQVLAEALPESARICDDGLYRAVDSYLKAHPTLSEHERKRLCRVMDCQKLSIDACMHAAQNERLPLRVVVQVLFCEQVKISDALATSSLKEAGDSQYQPMVSNRKTLLEGTPQSFQEGWAAAKKDINMVKFELESVKAKHLELQHDMENLQRQFDKMSKNKQTSAWSSGWKKLSKQLAKNTNLENQNIGPEHTTAADQQTRKTPRKWRNSIS from the exons ATGTGGGATTCTGAGACTGAGTCGGTTGGAGGGAGAGATTACAGGAATGGAGTTCTCTGTTCATCCAAGCACAATGTTAAGACTGATGGCTTTGAGCTCAAGGGCAACTCTTG GTATGTAGCAACTGATATCCCAAGTGACCTGCTAGTTCTAGTTGGGGATGTAAATTTTTACTTGCACAAG TATCCCCTGCTTTCAAGGAGTGGAAAGATCAACAGAGTCATGTATGAATTACGCGACCCGGACCTGAGTAAGATGGGTTTGGATGATCTTCCTGGTGGACCACAGGCCTTCGAGCTAGCTGCGAAATTCTGCTATGGAATTGCTGTTGATCTAACAGCAGCAAATATTTCAGGCTTGAGATGTGCTGCAGAGTACCTTGAAATGACAGAGGACTTGGAAGAAGGCAACCTTATCTTCAAAACTGAGGCTTTTCTTAGCTATGTGGTTTTATCCTCATGGAGAGACTCCATTGTGGTGTTGAAAAGCTGTGAGAAGTTGTCGCCATGGGCTGAAAACCTTCAAATTGTCCGAAGATGCAGCGAGTCTATTGCTTGGAAAGCTTGTTCCAATCCAAAGGGGATAAGATGGGCATACACTAGAAAGCCAACAAAAGTTGCTAGCCCAAACTGGGGTGACATGAAGGACTCAAGTCCAAGTAGAAGCCAGCAGGTCCCTCCTGATTGGTGGTTTGAAGATGTTTCAATTCTAAGGATTGATCACTTTGTCAGAGTTATTACCGCAATTAAGGTGAAGGGGATGAGATTTGAACTGATTGGAGCTGCAATGATGCATTACGCATCTAAATGGCTTCCAGGTTTGATCAATGAAGGCACAGGTGCAGCAGATGAAGGAAGCAACAGCAGCAATAGTACAAGTAATAGTGGCGGTAGTTGGAACGGTGGACTTCATATGATTCTGGCAGGAAATAAAGATGAGTCTTCAAGTGTTCAGGCCAAAGATCAACGGATGATCATTGAGAGCCTTATCAGCATAATCCCACCACAGAAGGATAGTGTCTCGTGCAGCTTCCTTCTTCGGCTTTTGAGAATGGCAAACATGCTGAAAGTAGCACCTGCTTTGGTTACTGAGTTGGAAAAACGGGTGGGAATGCAGTTCGAACAGGCTACTTTGGCGGATCTTCTTATTCCTTCTTACAATAAATGTGAAACTATGTACGACGTGGATCTTGTTCAAAGGCTTCTGGAGCACTTTCTGGTTCAAGAACAGACGGAAATTTCAAGTCCAAGCCAACAATCTTTCCCTGGGAAGCACTATGATGACCTTCAAAGGTCTACCGGTCCAAATGCTAAGATGAGGGTAGCTAGACTTGTCGATAGTTATCTTACTGAGGTGTCCAGAGATAGAAGCCTCTCCCTAACAAAGTTTCAGGTACTGGCAGAAGCTTTGCCTGAGTCTGCAAGGATCTGCGATGATGGACTTTATAGAGCAGTTGATTCCTATCTTAAG GCCCATCCAACACTTTCTGAGCACGAAAGGAAGAGGCTTTGCCGGGTGATGGATTGCCAAAAGCTATCAATTGATGCCTGCATGCATGCTGCCCAAAACGAAAGACTCCCATTGAGAGTGGTAGTGCAGGTCCTTTTCTGTGAACAAGTTAAAATAAGCGATGCATTAGCCACAAGCTCCCTCAAAGAAGCTGGAGACTCTCAGTATCAGCCAATGGTTTCAAATCGAAAAACACTACTTGAAGGGACCCCGCAGTCATTCCAAGAAGGATGGGCTGCCGCTAAAAAAGACATTAACATGGTTAAATTCGAACTGGAGAGTGTGAAAGCCAAGCACCTAGAGCTCCAGCATGACATGGAGAATTTGCAGAGACAGTTTGATAAGATGTCAAAGAATAAACAGACATCGGCATGGAGCAGCGGGTGGAAGAAACTAAGCAAACAACTCGCAAAGAACACAAATTTAGAAAACCAGAACATCGGGCCGGAGCACACAACGGCTGCAGATCAGCAGACTAGAAAGACACCTAGGAAGTGGAGAAATTCCATCTCCTGA